tgataatctAAAAATtgccagaaaaataccaaaattatctatatttaattctggataattaaaaattaaaatatcctaattttatcagagATAAAAACCCAATTATTAATattaatcatcaaataattcaacaaaattcacataataattatttactgataaaaataattacacgatatttcccgaaTATTACTAAAACAGCCAATGAGACTATTTGGGCATGTGCTGAGGTGGTATCatcttattaatgagattaatgattaaggagatatatATGTAAACTGCATACTAATGATATTGTTGCAGACCCATTGACTAAAGCTTTGTCGCAgtagaagcacgatggtcatactagttcaatgagtattagatacatgggtgcTTGGATccagtgcaagtgggagattgttagtatTTGTGCCCTATGAGACAATGCTATAATctttagtttaagacatttagATTATTAATGGTTATGTTTTATCAATTATTCccatttataatttattatgtcttaatttactgtgatataaatatgagattaataaatgtcctttgaatatgatatgaattatatatctctaagtacgtgacttagaaatgagattatgagaatagtatcataTTCCTAAaagtccctagtcaagtattattattaagggactgTAATAATAATTAGTACTACTGTATTTCTTGACTGATGATTCaaaatgtacatggtgctggacagacccggTGTGAGATTCTActtgtctgttgtgtcataaataattctcacattgataatgatgtaatggtccttagacttgaaatcattatatttctatattagagttaacgtactttgattatattaaaagttacctttgacagggtaatgataaaagtgtatttcagtttagcaaaaaaaatgtatttcaggtatattatgaatcgtatgagaaatatgaatgatctaaaaatgatttaaccctcttattttaggagtgatattattggcctcttgtgcgagttagactatgaaatgcatggccgcgatcaatgttgatttgatatgatagtttACTCATTGCTCGAGGAAACCTGCATTAAACTATGATGTGGATGACATAtaacatgcctctagtttaacCTATAATATGTaattaaagggattatattatattttacattattcacgaaaggtttaatcgatcaccgatttaattattattacttgggtagcaaggatgtattactagataccgctcattgtttacgattttaaattagatttaaaattcgtttcCAACGTAATCATAACCTAGAGGATCACACACAAAGAAttcttgaaggattatttaatttaaattagatttaaattaaattaaagtaatttgaaattagatttaaaattacCAACAGGAAACGGGAAATTCAAAATTCATaatgtaatttttattttttatatattttattcaaaaaacaTTTATAAGGCCGATGTGAAGCACGTTTTAGTAAACTagttaatttataaaatataagcTTTCAGTTTGTCTTAAAATATACAAAAGTGATGAAACTACATGTGAGATACTTTATAGAACATGTCGAATAATTTCTTTTTATGGGCatgtcaaaaaatcatttaaaatgtTTTATCATAAATAAATTTTGATGTTTTGTGTAATAATATGTCTTGTAATATTTCTACTCCAAAGTAATACTTTTTTGTGAACCTTTACTCTAAAGAAAAATTATAACATGGAAGacttgtttatatatatatatatgtgtgtgtgtgtgtgtgtgtgtatttcaGGTCATATCTTAATAATTTTTTGTGAACCTTTACTATAAAGTAAAATTGTAACACGAAAGACTCGTTAAAGTTGTATCCATATAATTTTTTCTCCAAATTTCAGTTTAACAATTATTTTTCCATAACATAAAGTGAATAAATAAGTGATATCCCTACAATCTTTGTTAGTCAAGCACAATTCAAAcaaactcagtaataatataattggtgtaacgactgtaaatattatgatattataaatcTATGATGTGGCATTTCTGTGCATTACTGTGAGTACATAAATTTCTAACTATTGTTTTCCAGTGATTATGTGCAGTAAGTAAATACGAATATATTTTTCTTCGAGACGATTCGAATCTTCGCACAAATATTTGGATATGGAAATTTTGTGCTTAGACGAATAGATAAATTGGTATAATGCTAGATCAAATTTTTAAAGCTTTATGTGcattaaaatctaattaaattatatttttatatggtttgttatagaagtattattataaataaaattcttttgaaaaaatatttttattcaaattttttgaaaatactcttataaaatttctaaaattttaaagaaaaatatggtgtaatttttgtgatttatggaattgtactttatttattaaaattcatttttttaagcatatttttaattctagaaaaatgattactagattactaatgtgcccttgcatgcaaaattcTTTATAAAAGAGACCAAGGATAGGATTgccatttccaaccccactcactcaTTTTGACCAAGTAAAATACCCATGTGCCCTTACATGCAATAGTGTTTAAGCTTATAGAAAGGGAATATGAGTCATACCTCCATTCCACTACCATTTTAACACAACAAAATCCAAAACATAAGTCACATTCTCTCATTTTGAACACCACTTCACTCCTTCCCTCCCCTTTTTCctccctctcggccgaagccTCCCCACCCCCTCTTCTTTCatttttttctttcctttttaaACACTTTGATCAAGGAGCTAGTTCCCTCATATTCTCACCTTTATACTTGAATATTTAGCTCATAAAAGGTATGTTTAACTATGTGTTGATGTGCTTTTATAGCCAAGATTTAGGCCTTgaattctcatggatttaaggacTAAAATCATAAGGGCTTAAAGAGATGGACTTGATATGATCTTGGAGGAGTATTTTTACTTCAATATtccaagtcataatcttgttCATAGCATTTGCCAATGATTTTTTAAAAGAGCATAATGTATATGGTTGATTATTTAGAAATTTCTATGAAAATGACTTTGCATGTTGCTTATAAACCATTTTGCTTCCAAAATGATGAGATATGATGTTTAAACTCTTGAATCCTATGCATATCTTCAAGTATATTAAGTTTTAAGACTTGCATGTTAATTATAGCCCTTGCATGTTGAGATTTTCCtttgcatgttgatttacaagTATTTTTAGACTAGGAACCATACTTGCTTGCTATGagctttgatacttgatttttagGAGATGCATGCCACGAATTTTATGTTAAAATGATAGATTAATTATTTCATGGCTAGAAGACATTAAAATCAGTAGGGATCAAGTATTTAACCCAAGTATATAACTCGAGTTTTTTGGCTTAAAACCCGAGATCATGATAGTAGTATTGTTGTTGATCTTTTAACCTCTTGATACTtgatttttgtgagttgcatGCCATGTTTCTCTTGATTAAATGCTAGTTTAAAATGTATAGGATGATAGGAGCATAAAATCAGTAGGTGTCATGATGTTTCCATGCATGTGTAGTTTGAATTATTGCTTTAAAAATGACTATGCAATGGCTTGTCTTGTAGGTGTTACTTTGCATGTCCTTATAATTGATTGCTTGTTAAATAAATTTGTAATTAAAATTTGTGCACTATAGGTCAGTAGGTGTTTGCATGACATTAGGTTTGGTTGTTGGTTGGTTTATTTGTTTTGATGGTTAagaagggagttaaggtggaagggatGCATTAGTCCTATTTGGACAGATTTTTTGCACTAGAAGTGTAGGTCATTTTAGGTATGCATTTGTGAGGCCTTGTTAGGCCCAAGTTCAGTGGAGTTAGGAATTGGTATGTACTTGAGTCCGGAAGCTTTAGATTGGCTAGAATCAtgcatttggttaggtgcacatgCAGAAAACCGAGAGGAACTTAAATCAGGGAAGATTTGGTACAAGTCCATATTTGACCCATTATAACCTTGTTTTAGGATATACATTCATTGGGActtggtttataatagtataaagaagtcttaggaagcttaacaagtcattaaaatcaataattgaataatttaagtgagttttaagttggtaaaaataAGGCAGTTTGGAAACCAGGGAAGGCAGATTTATGTCAACTTCCACttgaggcctagggaggcccCAGTGAGGTTTTTGAGTCATTCCAACTCTAAGAGTTATTTTAGAGTCTTAGTAACCTAAGAGAGTTGGTTTagagtgaaggcccaaggtggagatacctCATTTCCACCAAAACACCCGAGAGTCACCATAAGAGTTGCATTAAGAAGCCTATGAGGAATGCATTGTGTTTAAGTGCTTTACGAGTGAGGCCTTGATTTCAAGTCAAGTTTGAGAGTTGCATTATGTCATAAGAGTCTGTAGAAATCATAATTAAGTGAAGGCCCAAGGTAGAAATGTATATTTGTGCCAAGGCACATAAGTGGTGCCAAGGCAAGCTTCCGGGAAGAGTTTAGAGTATGCATTAGTTTTGTGAGTCTTATGAGGTGAGGCACAAGTGTGCCGTACTGAATTTAGATTGTCTTGAGGTCTGTAAAGGAGGATTAAGAGTAATAGTCTTGTTAACTATTTGTTAAAAATGATAATTGCTTGAGTGATTGGGATCTAAGTATACTATTGCCATGCCTtttcttgctatgtgttatgtgaactatgtgaagcatatattacttgaaattaagtgtgttaattatatatataaatacatgtatgtgtgtatatatataatatacatgaAAGGGTAGTTAGCAAGAGTTGTGACGTGGATAAtatttattataggttcaagtaggaggaAAGGAAAGGAGCCTATAGACGAttccattcaagtactcagtaagcgtagttcaggcaagtgaactctcaacttatCTTTATAATTCTGTTTCTTGTGATTGAACACCCTGTGAATGTATGAATATCATTTAATAAAATTGATTAGTCCCTGACATCACTAAATGATTGGATCTTGAACTTAGTTAATCGCTTCCATACTTGAATTGACCCCTTTTCCTCACATATTACTTCGTATCTTTGTGAGTACCCCCTACAAATAGTTCCTTAATATATCCAGTGGAACCTAAAACCCTCATACATCATATTCATTTGCTTTGGAAACCCAAACACTATTCTCATCCTCTCATTCGAACTTTGTCATTTCCCTTGTTATATtatccttgatcaagaacccctttttaaattgaaatgagttattaaaaaggaattgaatgaTATGATAAGACTGAGGCGTCAGTCACTGTTAAAGTTTTAAAACCTCAGTAGCAGGGGTtctgatggttttatatggccaatgtgtgtCGAGGATCCTCAATGGTTGTTAATCACTTGTTGTGTGGTTCGGAGCTTTGATGTGGGttgatcacccctcattgctcatagcgcTGTGTGATTTCAATTCCATTCACTTGTTAAAATCTTGAACTTTACTTGACAAATTTATATTGTTGATTTATCTTCTGTTTTTGTTTTATTGAGCATATGATGAACTGTTGTGCCCTATTATTCACTTGTTTAAcgttttgctcattaatattgttattgatgttatcgCTTCAGTTAAGACCGAAGATGCCTCGTTTCAAGCAGACCGCGCGTAAGAATTGTGGTGGTTCAGGGTATGCCTACCTTCAGATGTTGGAGCATGTAGGGAACTGGTTGTTCCCTAAGGTTTAAAgaacttttggaaatttaaaatTTGTAGATGTATTTTACCTTGGATATTAGACTTTTGTATTATTAGTTGtttagatgttgttcaaactcttACCTGTGGATTCGGGGACTTGGAATATATGGTTCTGTAATATTAATTAACTAGTTGTAATCCTTTACTGCTTTATTTATCTTCATTACTATTATGGTTAGATAGTATTAGTGGGTCCGTTacagttttggtatcagagccacaggtttgagtcactgaacaacataggataaaggaatataagatagGAATTTAGAGAATAGGATGAACTTAGATCATTTGGGTTTTTGGGGCGTTAGAATCTATAGGTTTTCCGACCCTTTTATTTATAACCGCGTATATATATAACTGATTGTTAGGCATCATCCTCATCGACTCTCGGATTCCCTTCTACTGTGACATTCTCCCTGTACGAGCAGATGGCACTTATGGTTGATCGACTGGAAGGCGAGAACGCGAATCTTCGACGTAGGGTGGATCAGTTGTATCGTGAGAACTTTGATGATGAGCCCAACCGACCCCAACTGATAGCCAGACTTGAGGAGATCATCCAGATGGATGAGGACCGATTGGCATTGATGATTCCATATCGTGAGAGAGAGAATCAGATTGCTCTTACCGCCATTGCTGACGAGCTCCGCCGAGTGATTAGCTGTCTCTCTGCCCCTGTTCCCCCATCACCATCCCCTTAGACTATCATATAGTCTACCTATCTCTAGCGTTGTTGTTGATTAGTACTTTGATTTCCATTTGTACCTTGTACCCGGATTGTTTTGGGAAGACTTTATTTGCACTTTATTTCATGTCTATACTCTATTTCGCACTTTTCATTCGAACTACTGTTAACTTCGCACTTTAATTATCCCTATGATATTGCCATCTCATTACCATGTTATATACTTTCTTAGATAAAAATTATTGAGTGAATTTTGTTGACCTCTTTTAATGTCTAATCTTTTTCCTAAGATATCTCATGAATAACATCTCAGTGCTTAATATTTACCCTTGCTATAACTTGTCTATGCAATTATTGAACTATGAATAAACCTTTCTTGTCTACATTCAGAATCATGCCTCCTCATAGAGCCCGCAATACCAATACCAGGGATCATGAAGATCCACCACCCAACTTGGCTCAACTTATGCAAATACTTCACCAACAATCTGTTACCCTTGCTCAACAATAACAACTTCTTCAACAACAACttcaacaaccacctccaccaccaacCCCTACGACTTTCAAATCGTTCCAAGCTGTGAAACCCCCAAAGTTTTATGGAACACAAGACCCTGTAGAAGCTCAATCTTGGCTTAAAGAGATGGAGAAATCCTTCATGCTAGCTGTTGTTAGGGAAGAAACAAAGGTCGATTACGCGTCTTATTTTCTGAAAGGCgaagcgaactattggtgggagttaGCCCGTGCTCTAGAAGAAGGAGAAGTTATTTcttgggatagattcaagaagattttcctAGACAAGTATTTCCCAAGGTATATGCAGACTCAAATGGAATTAAAGTTCTTTGAATTGAAGCAAGAAGGAATGATTATGGGAGAGTACGAGAAGAAAttcactgaattggctaggtttgttggAGATTATGTGGACACGGATGAGAAGAGAGCAAAACgatttcaacaaggattaaaGCCTTGGCTACGAAGCAGAGTGGCTGCTTTTGAATTGGCCACATATGCTGAAGTGGTCCAGAAGGCAATGGTGTTTGAAGGAGAAAGTGACCAAAATTCAAAGGAAAAAGAGAGTTAGAAAATAAAGTTtggaagtagtgaagaaggatCGGCTTAAGGAAGCGAAAGTGGAAAGAATTTCAAGAAGTTTGGATTTTAGAACCAAGGAGGATCCTGAAGCTTTAAGAAAGGTGATAATAAGAGTCAGAGGAATAGGATTCAAGGGTAGAGATTCCAGCAAGCAACAAATCCGGAGTGTAAATTCTGTAACAAGAAACACACAAGTAACTGTAATAAGGCCGACATAGTCTGTTTCAAGTGCAATGTGAAAGGTCATTATGCGAATGAGTGCCGGAACCCGAAGCCTTCTGTTACATAttttaagtgtggaaagactggtcACATGTCGAGGGATTGCAAGAACCCCGGAAACAACAAGTTGATGCAATTGACAGCCGCACCTTTCAATCAAGCAATGACATCTTCTGTTCCAATTCTTCAACTTCCTTCAAATCAACCTTCTGAATCTGCAACTCCAGTGTTTCCTCCCTTCTATCCTGCTCAGGCCCGGACATTCAACATGAACATcaaggatgttgttcagagttctgaagttgtggcaggtacgctttctgTCAACAACATCAATGCTAAAGTGATATTTGATTccggagctactagatcttttcATATCTGAATCTTTTATCGGCAAGTTGAATTATGAAATTGAACTGTTAGTTGAACCCTTATCTATCATTTTGGCTAATCAAGAACGAGTATATGTTAAAGATGTTTGCCCTCGGTGTAAAGTAGAGATTTCAGGCTATAGTTTCCCTGCTTCCCTCATACGTTTCcaattaggagaatttgacgttatattaggaatggattggttagcagaGCATGGTTCTCAGATAGATTataagaagaagaaagtgatttttaATTCCCCTCAAGGAAATAGAGTAGAGTTTAAAGGGCAGAAGCAAGTTAAGACGTTTTTGataatgattcaagctaaaagaCTGTTAAGACAAGAGTGTGAAAGGTATTTGGCTCACGTAATTGATAGATCTAAGGAGACGCCGAATATAGGAAGTATTCTGATAGTTAGCGAATTTCTCGTTGTATTTCCTGATAAACTTCCTGGATTACCGCCTGATCGTCAAATTGAATTTTTTATCGACTTAGCGCCCGACATGGAATCGGTATCGAAGGCACCTTATCGTATGGCACCAGCAAgaatgaaggaattggccaagAAATTACAAGAactattggataaaggagttataaggccgagtgtatctccatggggtgctccagttttatttgtgaaaaagaaggacaaaagtatgagattgtgcattgactatagagagttgaacaaatTGACCATCAAGAATAGGTATCCGTTACCTcgtattgatgatttgtttgaccaacttAAAGGAGCGActtatttttcaaagattgacttgcgatcgggatatcatcagttgaagattaagcgggaagacataccaaagactgctttcggaaccagatacggacattacgagtttctagttatggcattcagattgacaaatgcgccagccgcctttatggatttgatgaatcgagtattcaaggagtacttggataagtttgtcattgtgtttatcgatgacATTTTAATATATTCGAAGACCGAGGAAGATCATGCTGAACAtttgagaatagctttggagactttaagaaaggagaagttatatgcaaaagtttcgaagtgtgaattttggttacgCGAAGTTCAGTTTCTAGGACACATTGTCAGTAGGGAAGGGATTCGAGTTGATCCAgaaaagatagaagctgtaatgaactAGGAAAGGCCGAAGACCCCGACTGAAGTTAGAAGTTTCATGAgattagccggatattatcgaagatttgtgaaggatttttctaagattgcggtaccattgacaaaattgacccaaaagaatgagaattttgaatggacagagaaatgtgaaaggagttttcaagaattaaagcaaAAGTTGATTATTGCTCCAGTTTTAGCTTTGCCAGATGataaaggagattttgtgatattcagtgatgcgtCATACAAAGGATAGGGTTGTgttttaatgcaacacgggaaggtaatagcctacgcgtcaagacaatttaAGCCTCACGAACAAAGATACCCAACTCACGACTTGGAACTGGTTGTAATTGTATTCGctttgaagctgtggagacattacctttatgTAGAGAAATGAGAGATATACATGGATcacaagagcctgaagtacattttcactcagaaggaattaaacatgaggcaacgaagatggttggagttgattaaggactacgattgcacAATCAATTATCATCCCGGAAAAGCGAACGTAGTAGCAGATGCTTTGAGTCgcaaggagagactgaatatgttGACCATGGCCCAAGAGTTAtcaaaggaatttgagaagatggaaattgagaTTTGAGCTCCAAGTGCACCTACAAAAATGATTTGTACGTTGACTTTTCAACCAAAATTATAGGAAATAtcaagaagtgtcaagaagaagtaatgaatcaATAGATGAATGAGTTGACCGGAGAATAGATTTGCACTCAAAAAGACAACCAAGGAATtctaagattctcatcaagaattTTGATACCAAATGTGGAAGAATTGAAGAACGAGATTTTGAAGGATGCTCATAACTCAGAATTTTCTATTCacccaggaagcacaaaaatgtatcaagatttgaaacagaacttttggtggccgaatatgaagaaggagattgcTCAATGGATTAGTAGGTGTTACACGTGTCAAAGGGTAAAAGCCGAACATCAGAGACCGAGTGGACTAATTCAGCCCTTAGAAATAcctgaatggaagtgggagcacattacaatggactttatagttggattaccaaggacaagatctaatcatgacgctatttgggtaataattgatcgattgactaagtcagctcattttctaccgattaatgagagattctcaatggacaagttgattcatatgtatcttaaggaaattgttactcgccatggagttccagtatccattGTGTCGGATAGAGACCCTCGTTTCAACTCTAGATTTTGGAAGAAATTCCAAGAACATTTGGGAACTCGACTCAAGATGAGCACTGCCTATCACCCAtagacggatggacagagtggGCACACGATCCAGACCATAGAAGACATGTTGAGATCTTGTGCCTtagactttaaaggaaattgAGACGATCACCTACCTTTAGTAGAGTTTTCgtataataatagctttcatgcccGTATTGGAATACCCCCgtacgaagctctttatggaagtaagtgtagatcaccaatatgttgggatgaagtcggAGAGCAAAAGGT
This genomic interval from Apium graveolens cultivar Ventura chromosome 8, ASM990537v1, whole genome shotgun sequence contains the following:
- the LOC141680288 gene encoding uncharacterized protein LOC141680288, with protein sequence MEKSFMLAVVREETKVDYASYFLKGEANYWWELARALEEGEVISWDRFKKIFLDKYFPRYMQTQMELKFFELKQEGMIMGEYEKKFTELARFVGDYVDTDEKRAKRFQQGLKPWLRSRVAAFELATYAEVVQKAMVFEGESDQNSKEKES